The following proteins are encoded in a genomic region of Cryptomeria japonica chromosome 11, Sugi_1.0, whole genome shotgun sequence:
- the LOC131859752 gene encoding uncharacterized protein LOC131859752: MECSLCGDVGFQVYLFQCKKCVIRFQHQYCSKAYYENESVESISELCDWCFSTQEEDTGSDVKLMSRDSVKRIKSCSGFEECTNMTHNNKGKRNLKKSCAGIKGQIPNELKKQKNPELTNYSTERRVGKKYKLLDEIVC, from the exons ATGGAGTGCAGTCTGTGTGGCGATGTGGGCTTTCAAGTCTATTTATTCCAATGCAAAAAATGTGTAATACGTTTTCAGCATCA ATATTGCAGCAAAGCATATTATGAGAATGAATCAGTTGAAAGTATCAGTGAATTGTGTGACTGGTGTTTCAGTACTCAAGAAGAGGATACAGGCTCTGATGTTAAGCTTATGAGCAGGGATTCTGTTAAAAGAATCAAAAGTTGTTCTGGGTTTGAAGAGTGTACAAACATGACCCACAATAACAAAGgcaagagaaatttgaaaaaatctTGTGCCGGTATTAAAGGACAGATACCCAATGAGCTGAAGAAGCAGAAGAATCCTGAACTTACAAATTACAGTACTGAAAGAAGAGTTGGAAAGAAATATAAGCTTCTTGATGAAATTGTCTGTTGA